One Bacteroidota bacterium DNA window includes the following coding sequences:
- the ileS gene encoding isoleucine--tRNA ligase, which translates to MKYREYEKLNLSQVGTEVEKYWKDQAIFEASLKNREGKKSFVFYEGPPSANGLPGIHHVMARAIKDIFCRYKTLKGFYVKRKAGWDTHGLPIEIATEKTLGITKEDIGKSISVEDYNKACRKEVMKYKDKWDDLTKRMGYWVDLDNPYITFDNKYIESVWNLLSKLHKRGLLYKGYSIQPYSPAAGTGLSSHELNMPGCYRMVKDNTVTAQFKVKNDKKSAFLFNDTHGDLFFIAWTTTPWTLPSNTALAVGPKINYVKVKTYNPYTFEPITVILAKDLVGKFFPEKSAELKLSEYENGQKNIPFELGEEFTGKQLKGINYEQLLPYAQPIDGDAFKVLNGNFVTTEDGTGIVHIAPSFGADDFKIAHENGIGSLTLVNKQGKFTEEMGEFAGRYVKNEYDSKIDPDKKDNVDIDIIVKLKQENKAFKTEKYEHSYPHCWRTDKPILYYPLDSWFIKTTDFKDRMIELNNTINWKPKSTGSGRFGNWLENLVDWNLSRSRFWGVALPIWSTEDLSEQICIGSARELKAEIEKSIQAGFMTESPLANFDPDNLSDENYQTFDFHRPYVDEIFLVSKSGQKMFREPDLIDVWFDSGAMPYAQFHFPFDNIEEFESSFPADFIAEGVDQTRGWFFTLHAISVMLFDSVSFKTCVSNGLVLDKNGNKMSKRLNNTVEPFETIEKYGADALRWYMITNAQPWDNLKFDLDGISEVTRKFFGTLYNTYSFFALYANIDGFSFKEDPIPVNERPEIDRWILSELNTLVKNVDEAYNDYEPTKAGRAIQEFVDEHLSNWYVRLCRRRFWKGTYTEDKISAYQTLYTCLETIAQIASPIAPFYMDRLFNDLNEVTGKVKTKSVHITDYILVDEQLIDKDLEERMQLAQKISSMALSLRKKTNIRVRQPLNKIMIPVLNDNFKNQIEAVEQLILSEINVKAIEYLTDVSGILVKKIKPNFKTLGPKFGKMMKQIADAVNQLTQNDITRIENDKKYELNIDGQQIELELTDVEILTEDIPGWVVTNLDSLTVALDISITPQLKEEGIAREFINRIQNYRKDQKFEVTDRIKIELVKNNEIDKAIIHNNSYICSETLAESLTFVDQLNNEKAITIELTDDIQAQLQIVKII; encoded by the coding sequence ATGAAATACCGGGAATACGAAAAACTTAACTTATCACAGGTCGGAACTGAGGTTGAAAAGTATTGGAAAGATCAGGCCATTTTTGAAGCCAGTTTGAAGAACAGGGAAGGGAAAAAATCTTTCGTGTTTTATGAAGGTCCACCTTCTGCCAACGGATTGCCCGGAATTCATCACGTGATGGCACGTGCCATTAAAGATATTTTCTGCCGATATAAAACCTTAAAAGGATTTTACGTTAAACGTAAAGCCGGTTGGGATACGCATGGTTTACCCATCGAAATTGCCACTGAAAAAACCCTCGGAATTACGAAAGAAGACATCGGTAAATCAATTTCAGTTGAAGATTATAATAAAGCCTGTCGCAAGGAGGTCATGAAATATAAAGATAAGTGGGACGATTTGACCAAACGGATGGGATATTGGGTCGATCTTGACAATCCTTACATTACTTTCGACAATAAATACATTGAATCGGTTTGGAACCTTTTAAGTAAACTCCACAAAAGGGGATTGCTATATAAAGGCTATTCCATTCAGCCGTATTCACCTGCTGCCGGAACCGGATTAAGTTCACACGAATTGAATATGCCCGGTTGTTACCGAATGGTGAAAGACAATACGGTAACAGCCCAGTTCAAAGTTAAGAACGATAAAAAATCGGCTTTTTTGTTCAATGATACTCATGGCGATTTATTTTTTATTGCATGGACAACTACTCCATGGACGCTTCCATCAAACACAGCTCTGGCTGTTGGTCCCAAAATTAATTACGTTAAAGTAAAAACCTATAATCCATATACCTTCGAGCCAATTACAGTAATCCTTGCAAAAGATCTGGTAGGGAAATTTTTTCCTGAGAAAAGTGCAGAACTGAAGCTCAGCGAATATGAAAATGGTCAAAAAAATATTCCTTTTGAATTAGGAGAAGAATTTACCGGAAAACAACTTAAAGGCATTAACTACGAGCAATTATTACCCTACGCCCAGCCCATAGATGGAGATGCTTTCAAAGTTTTGAACGGCAATTTCGTTACCACTGAAGACGGAACCGGAATCGTTCACATTGCACCCAGTTTTGGTGCTGATGACTTTAAGATTGCCCATGAAAACGGAATTGGGTCGCTTACATTGGTTAACAAACAAGGTAAATTTACTGAAGAGATGGGTGAGTTTGCCGGACGATATGTTAAGAACGAATATGATTCAAAAATCGATCCAGATAAAAAAGACAATGTGGATATCGATATCATCGTTAAACTTAAACAGGAGAACAAAGCTTTTAAGACCGAGAAATACGAACACTCCTATCCTCATTGCTGGAGAACCGATAAACCCATCCTTTATTATCCTTTAGATTCATGGTTTATAAAAACCACTGATTTTAAAGATCGGATGATTGAGTTGAACAATACCATTAATTGGAAACCTAAATCAACAGGTAGTGGCCGATTTGGTAACTGGCTTGAGAATTTGGTTGATTGGAATTTATCGCGCTCACGATTTTGGGGAGTTGCTTTGCCAATCTGGAGCACAGAAGATCTCTCAGAGCAAATTTGCATTGGTTCGGCCAGAGAATTAAAAGCCGAAATTGAAAAATCAATTCAAGCAGGATTCATGACCGAAAGTCCATTGGCTAATTTTGATCCCGATAATCTTTCGGACGAAAATTATCAAACTTTTGATTTTCACCGTCCGTATGTTGATGAAATTTTTCTGGTTTCCAAGTCCGGACAAAAAATGTTTCGTGAACCCGATTTGATTGATGTTTGGTTTGATTCTGGAGCAATGCCTTATGCCCAGTTTCATTTTCCATTCGACAATATTGAAGAATTTGAATCAAGTTTTCCGGCCGATTTTATTGCGGAAGGTGTAGATCAAACCCGTGGATGGTTTTTTACCCTCCATGCAATTTCGGTGATGTTGTTCGATTCGGTTTCTTTTAAAACCTGTGTATCGAACGGGCTTGTTCTTGACAAAAACGGCAATAAAATGTCGAAGCGTTTGAACAATACGGTCGAACCTTTTGAAACTATTGAAAAGTACGGTGCTGATGCTTTACGTTGGTATATGATTACAAATGCCCAACCATGGGATAATTTGAAGTTCGATCTGGATGGAATTAGTGAAGTTACCCGAAAGTTTTTCGGCACCCTTTACAATACCTATTCCTTCTTCGCACTCTATGCAAATATTGATGGTTTTTCTTTTAAAGAAGACCCAATACCAGTGAATGAAAGACCGGAAATCGATCGTTGGATACTTTCCGAACTAAACACTTTAGTTAAAAATGTTGATGAAGCCTATAATGACTATGAGCCAACAAAAGCGGGTCGTGCCATTCAGGAGTTTGTTGACGAACATTTAAGTAACTGGTATGTGCGACTTTGCCGAAGAAGATTCTGGAAAGGCACATACACAGAAGATAAAATTTCAGCTTATCAAACGCTTTATACCTGTTTGGAAACCATCGCTCAGATTGCTTCTCCTATTGCGCCATTTTACATGGACAGGCTTTTCAACGATTTAAATGAAGTTACAGGAAAAGTGAAAACAAAATCAGTTCATATAACAGATTATATTTTGGTTGATGAACAACTGATAGACAAGGATCTGGAAGAACGCATGCAATTGGCGCAAAAAATATCTTCAATGGCGCTTTCCTTGCGAAAAAAAACAAACATCCGTGTGCGACAACCGCTGAATAAAATTATGATTCCGGTTCTAAATGATAATTTCAAAAATCAGATTGAAGCCGTTGAACAACTTATTTTATCGGAAATAAATGTAAAAGCAATTGAATATCTCACTGATGTTTCAGGAATACTCGTTAAAAAGATAAAGCCCAATTTTAAAACCCTGGGCCCGAAATTTGGTAAAATGATGAAACAAATTGCAGATGCAGTAAATCAATTGACACAAAATGACATCACCAGAATTGAGAATGATAAAAAATACGAACTTAATATTGATGGTCAGCAGATTGAGCTTGAACTTACTGATGTAGAGATATTAACAGAAGATATCCCGGGTTGGGTTGTCACGAATCTAGATAGCTTAACAGTGGCTTTAGATATTTCTATCACCCCCCAACTTAAAGAAGAAGGGATTGCCAGAGAGTTCATAAATCGCATCCAAAACTATCGAAAAGATCAGAAGTTTGAGGTTACTGATCGCATTAAAATCGAGCTGGTAAAAAACAATGAAATTGATAAAGCAATTATTCATAATAATTCATATATTTGTTCTGAAACGCTGGCAGAATCTCTCACTTTTGTTGATCAGCTTAACAACGAAAAAGCAATAACTATCGAACTTACAGACGATATTCAGGCTCAATTACAAATTGTTAAAATAATCTGA
- the ggt gene encoding gamma-glutamyltransferase: MKNLLVISFIVLLAVPVLSQDRITGRDFATRSEIIAQHGMAATSQPLATQVALDILKKGGNAIDAAIAANAVLGLVEPTGNGVGGDIFAIIWSAKDQKLYGLNGSGRSPKSLTLEYFKKNAYKSIPPHGVLPVSVPGAVDGWFEMNKKFGTMPMKEILQPAITYAKKGFPVTELIAYYMETGTRNLKKFPNVADVYMPNGAAPKKGEIFKNPALANTLELIANKGRDEFYKGSIARTIDKFMKEQGGFLSYEDMASHYSEWVEPLSVNYRGYDVWELPPNGQGTAALQMLNMLEQYDIAAMGFGTAEYIHLFTEIKKLAFEDRAKFYADPDFNKIPIEKLLTKEYAKERLKLFNANIAAKAYNAGELEIGNTIYMTVADEFGNMVSLIQSNYRGMGSGICPPGLGFILQDRGEMFSLEEGHANVYEPGKRPFHTIIPAFITKDGKPWISFGLMGGAMQPQGHAQIVVNLIDFGMNLQEAGDAPRIQHEGSSEPTGEKMTNGGVLLLESGIRWEELQKLLMKGHKIQWDLGGYGGYQAIMWDAKNKVYFGASESRKDGQAAGY; this comes from the coding sequence ATGAAAAACTTACTGGTCATCTCTTTTATAGTACTATTGGCAGTTCCGGTATTATCGCAGGATCGGATCACTGGCCGTGATTTTGCAACCCGTTCCGAAATTATAGCTCAGCATGGAATGGCAGCAACAAGTCAACCGCTTGCCACACAAGTTGCCCTCGATATCTTAAAAAAAGGCGGCAATGCCATAGATGCTGCTATTGCTGCAAATGCAGTTTTAGGCTTGGTTGAACCTACAGGAAATGGGGTTGGTGGCGATATTTTTGCCATTATTTGGTCGGCTAAAGATCAAAAACTCTATGGTTTAAATGGAAGTGGAAGATCCCCAAAATCGCTTACTTTGGAGTATTTTAAAAAGAATGCTTACAAATCAATTCCCCCTCACGGAGTTTTACCGGTTTCTGTTCCCGGGGCAGTTGATGGATGGTTTGAAATGAACAAAAAATTTGGGACCATGCCCATGAAAGAAATATTACAACCTGCAATTACATATGCTAAAAAAGGGTTCCCTGTTACCGAACTTATTGCTTATTACATGGAAACCGGAACACGGAATTTAAAAAAATTTCCAAACGTTGCCGATGTTTATATGCCGAATGGAGCGGCACCTAAAAAAGGAGAAATTTTCAAAAATCCGGCATTGGCAAATACCCTCGAATTGATTGCCAATAAAGGCAGGGACGAATTTTATAAAGGAAGCATTGCCCGTACCATTGACAAATTTATGAAAGAACAAGGGGGCTTTTTATCTTATGAAGACATGGCCTCACATTATTCTGAATGGGTTGAACCCCTCTCGGTTAATTATCGTGGTTATGATGTTTGGGAACTGCCTCCTAACGGACAAGGTACTGCAGCTCTTCAAATGCTGAATATGCTTGAACAGTATGACATTGCTGCCATGGGTTTCGGTACTGCCGAATACATCCATCTCTTTACTGAAATTAAAAAACTTGCTTTTGAAGATCGTGCCAAATTTTATGCCGATCCCGATTTTAACAAGATACCAATTGAAAAATTGCTGACGAAAGAATATGCAAAAGAAAGGCTCAAACTCTTCAACGCTAATATCGCTGCCAAAGCATATAATGCAGGAGAGCTAGAGATAGGAAACACGATTTACATGACCGTTGCCGACGAATTTGGCAATATGGTATCATTAATCCAAAGTAATTATCGCGGAATGGGCTCAGGTATTTGCCCTCCGGGTTTAGGTTTTATTTTGCAGGACCGGGGTGAAATGTTCTCACTGGAAGAAGGCCATGCCAATGTTTACGAACCCGGTAAACGACCTTTTCATACCATCATTCCCGCTTTTATAACCAAAGATGGAAAACCATGGATTAGTTTCGGTTTGATGGGTGGTGCCATGCAACCTCAGGGCCATGCCCAAATCGTGGTAAACCTGATTGATTTTGGCATGAATCTACAGGAAGCGGGTGATGCCCCACGTATACAACATGAAGGCTCATCGGAACCAACAGGCGAAAAAATGACCAATGGAGGTGTTTTATTGCTCGAAAGCGGAATCCGATGGGAAGAACTTCAAAAACTCCTGATGAAGGGCCATAAAATCCAATGGGATTTAGGTGGTTACGGAGGTTATCAGGCTATTATGTGGGATGCAAAAAATAAAGTTTATTTCGGTGCTTCCGAATCGCGTAAAGACGGGCAGGCAGCAGGATATTAA
- a CDS encoding amidohydrolase, whose translation MIRSIIITVFLLFSANILIQSQTKSLELNKKIFKAVEAQVQKINELYIDLHQNPELSLMEFKTAEKMAYQLKQLGFEVTTNFGGNGVVGVFKNGEGKTIMLRTDMDALPIKENTGLPYASSVVMNNSEGIESPVMHACGHDMHMSTWLGALATLVKLKDEWKGTILAIAQPAEEGSIGSIAMINDGLFKKFPKPDYAFSYHVSAEIPAGEIGYFPGPIFAGVNSVDLTIFGVGGHGALPHTTVDPIVLAARTILALQTVVSREINPFNPAVVTVGSIHGGSKHNIIPDEVKMQLTIRFFTDEVYAEICEAINRIPKGIAISAGLPEDKWPKVEIKKEFTPPVANNPELVLSTVKSMQEILGEENVYQVNPATVGEDFGKYGRTEEKIPIALFWLGSVNRQQYNDSQNNGKSLPGLHNSAYKPDFEPTFRTGVAAMSRSVINLFNNK comes from the coding sequence ATGATACGATCAATTATAATTACAGTATTTCTCCTTTTTTCAGCCAATATTTTGATCCAATCTCAAACAAAATCCCTTGAGTTGAATAAGAAAATTTTCAAAGCAGTTGAAGCACAAGTTCAAAAGATCAATGAACTTTATATCGATTTACATCAAAATCCTGAACTTTCATTAATGGAGTTTAAAACTGCCGAAAAAATGGCTTATCAACTTAAGCAATTGGGGTTTGAGGTCACCACAAATTTTGGCGGAAATGGAGTTGTCGGGGTTTTTAAAAACGGTGAAGGCAAAACCATCATGCTTCGAACAGATATGGATGCCCTGCCCATCAAAGAAAATACAGGTTTGCCCTATGCAAGTTCAGTAGTGATGAATAATTCTGAAGGTATTGAATCACCTGTGATGCACGCCTGCGGCCATGATATGCACATGTCAACCTGGTTAGGTGCCCTTGCAACCCTGGTAAAACTTAAAGATGAATGGAAAGGTACCATATTAGCAATTGCACAACCTGCTGAAGAAGGTAGTATTGGAAGTATTGCGATGATTAATGATGGCTTGTTCAAAAAATTTCCTAAACCAGATTATGCTTTTAGTTATCATGTAAGTGCAGAAATTCCTGCCGGTGAAATTGGTTATTTTCCCGGACCTATATTCGCCGGGGTTAACTCTGTAGATTTAACCATCTTTGGAGTAGGAGGCCATGGTGCCTTGCCACACACAACTGTTGATCCGATTGTATTGGCAGCTCGAACAATATTAGCCTTACAGACTGTCGTAAGCAGGGAAATTAATCCATTCAATCCTGCAGTTGTTACAGTTGGCTCAATTCATGGGGGCAGTAAGCATAATATCATCCCTGATGAAGTAAAAATGCAGCTTACAATCCGGTTTTTTACCGATGAAGTATATGCTGAAATATGCGAAGCAATCAACCGAATCCCTAAGGGGATTGCAATATCGGCAGGTCTTCCTGAAGATAAATGGCCCAAGGTTGAGATAAAAAAAGAATTTACTCCACCGGTTGCAAACAATCCTGAATTAGTTTTAAGTACTGTTAAATCCATGCAGGAAATTCTTGGTGAAGAAAATGTTTATCAAGTTAATCCTGCCACCGTTGGTGAAGATTTTGGTAAATATGGACGGACTGAAGAAAAAATACCCATTGCCCTATTTTGGCTGGGAAGTGTTAACCGCCAACAATATAATGATTCTCAAAATAATGGCAAATCACTTCCGGGGCTTCATAATTCGGCTTACAAACCTGACTTTGAACCAACTTTCAGGACTGGTGTTGCAGCCATGAGCAGATCTGTTATCAACCTATTCAACAATAAATAA
- the dnaG gene encoding DNA primase — MIKPETIQEIFETAKIDEVVGDFVSLKRRGINLIGLCPFHNEKTPSFTVSPAKGIYKCFGCGKGGNAVNFIMDHEHYTYPEALKYLAHKYNVEIDEEERTPEMLQQHSSMEGLFHVSAFAQKYFSETLNNTEEGKAIGLSYFLERDFTEETILKFQLGYCLDKFDDFSKTALKEGYKKEQLIKSGLSIENDQNIFDRFKARVIFPIHNLTGRVVGFGGRILSSEKSKAKYINSPESDIYNKSKVLYGIFYAKNAILKNDDCLLVEGYTDVISLHQAGIENVVASSGTSLTIDQIKLIKRFTPNITILYDGDAAGLKASFRGIDMILEAGMNVKIVLFPDGEDPDSYARNHSRDDVKDFIKKNAADFISLKTNLLVRESDKDPLKKAALIKEIVQTIALIPDGIYRSVYLKECSSIMDIAEQTLVNELNKLLRKKFKDQNKEESSEEIPQYAVPDLKEKYEVERFDTLTHEREIIRLLLTYADQEIIFDDIDENDRKIEVPIKIAEYVIHDLKSDEIGFHDAELQLIFNEFDRALENGTILSSEFFTQNPDAKLSKLAIDLMATPYELSDNWLRKRIPVKHESDNLIKLITSCVLSFKAKKIDQMILDNQKELNEVVDPTEFMLRQQKHMSLKTISIEINKELSRIITK; from the coding sequence TTGATAAAACCAGAAACCATACAAGAGATTTTTGAAACTGCCAAAATTGATGAAGTTGTTGGTGATTTTGTTTCGTTGAAACGCAGGGGAATAAACCTTATCGGACTTTGCCCGTTTCATAATGAAAAAACACCCTCGTTTACTGTTTCTCCTGCCAAGGGAATTTATAAATGTTTTGGTTGTGGTAAGGGTGGAAATGCAGTCAATTTCATCATGGATCATGAGCATTATACTTACCCTGAGGCTTTAAAATATCTGGCTCATAAGTATAATGTCGAAATTGATGAGGAAGAGCGAACACCTGAAATGCTTCAACAGCATAGCTCGATGGAGGGCTTATTTCATGTTTCGGCCTTCGCCCAGAAATATTTTTCGGAAACACTTAATAATACAGAGGAAGGCAAAGCAATTGGGCTGTCCTACTTTTTGGAACGGGATTTTACGGAAGAAACCATCCTTAAATTTCAGTTGGGTTATTGTTTGGATAAATTCGATGATTTTTCAAAAACTGCTTTAAAAGAGGGATACAAAAAAGAACAACTGATCAAGTCGGGTTTAAGCATTGAAAATGATCAAAATATTTTTGACCGCTTTAAAGCGAGGGTAATTTTCCCAATTCATAATTTAACAGGCAGGGTTGTTGGTTTTGGCGGGCGAATTTTAAGCAGTGAAAAAAGCAAGGCGAAATATATAAATTCGCCCGAATCGGATATTTACAATAAGAGCAAGGTTTTGTATGGGATTTTTTATGCAAAAAATGCCATTTTAAAGAATGATGATTGCTTGTTGGTTGAAGGCTATACCGATGTAATTTCACTGCATCAGGCCGGGATTGAAAATGTGGTTGCTTCATCGGGAACTTCGCTTACGATCGATCAGATTAAACTCATCAAGAGATTCACTCCCAACATCACGATTTTATATGATGGAGATGCCGCAGGTTTAAAAGCTTCTTTCCGGGGGATCGACATGATTTTGGAAGCTGGCATGAACGTAAAGATTGTCCTTTTCCCGGATGGAGAAGATCCGGATTCTTACGCTAGAAATCATTCGAGGGACGATGTTAAAGATTTTATTAAAAAAAATGCTGCTGATTTTATTTCATTAAAGACCAATTTATTGGTCAGGGAATCGGATAAGGATCCTTTAAAAAAGGCCGCTTTAATTAAAGAAATTGTCCAAACGATTGCCCTGATCCCTGATGGGATTTACCGCTCGGTTTATTTAAAAGAGTGCAGCTCGATCATGGATATTGCCGAACAAACATTGGTAAACGAGCTGAATAAACTGCTTCGTAAAAAATTTAAAGATCAAAATAAAGAAGAATCTTCTGAAGAGATTCCGCAATATGCGGTTCCTGATCTGAAGGAAAAATACGAGGTTGAGCGATTTGATACACTTACTCACGAACGCGAGATTATCCGATTATTGCTTACTTATGCCGATCAGGAAATAATTTTTGACGATATTGATGAAAATGATCGAAAAATTGAGGTCCCGATCAAGATTGCCGAATATGTAATCCACGATTTAAAATCGGATGAAATTGGCTTTCATGATGCAGAATTGCAGTTAATTTTTAATGAGTTCGATCGAGCGCTTGAAAATGGCACCATTTTATCGAGCGAATTTTTCACGCAAAATCCGGATGCAAAGCTATCAAAACTGGCCATTGATTTAATGGCAACACCTTATGAACTAAGTGATAATTGGTTGCGAAAACGAATCCCGGTTAAGCACGAAAGTGATAATTTGATTAAGCTTATTACCTCCTGTGTTTTATCATTTAAGGCTAAAAAAATTGATCAGATGATTTTGGATAATCAGAAGGAACTCAATGAAGTTGTTGACCCAACTGAATTTATGTTGCGACAGCAAAAACATATGAGTTTAAAAACCATCAGTATTGAAATTAACAAAGAATTGAGCCGGATTATAACAAAGTAA
- a CDS encoding DUF2892 domain-containing protein — MKKNVGLIDKIIRIVIAIIIAYLLYAKIIVGTLAIVLAVFGIIMIVTSIFGFCALYVLFGIKTCPAKTNKD; from the coding sequence ATGAAAAAAAATGTTGGATTAATTGATAAAATTATCAGAATCGTAATCGCAATTATCATTGCATATTTGCTTTATGCGAAAATAATTGTTGGTACCTTGGCGATTGTTCTGGCCGTATTCGGAATTATTATGATCGTTACCTCAATTTTTGGATTCTGTGCACTTTATGTTTTATTTGGGATTAAAACCTGTCCGGCTAAAACAAATAAGGATTAG
- a CDS encoding nucleoside deaminase, with amino-acid sequence MGIHIFSDEYFMKEALKEAQIAFEKDEVPVGAIIVFNDRIIARAHNLTETLNDVTAHAEMQAFTSATNTLGGKYLDQCTLYVTLEPCYMCAGASLWAQISQIKYGASDPKRGFTTIKQPLLHPKTKVSSGILEAECSNLLSLFFQKKR; translated from the coding sequence ATGGGCATTCATATTTTTTCTGATGAATACTTTATGAAAGAAGCTTTGAAAGAAGCCCAAATTGCTTTTGAAAAAGATGAAGTTCCTGTTGGTGCAATCATCGTTTTTAATGATCGGATTATTGCCCGCGCTCATAATTTAACCGAAACATTAAATGATGTAACTGCGCATGCAGAAATGCAGGCTTTTACTTCAGCCACAAATACGTTGGGAGGCAAATATCTTGATCAATGCACTTTATACGTTACGCTCGAACCATGTTACATGTGCGCCGGAGCTTCACTTTGGGCACAAATCTCACAAATCAAATACGGCGCTTCCGATCCCAAAAGAGGATTCACAACAATTAAACAGCCTCTATTACACCCTAAAACCAAAGTTTCATCAGGTATTTTAGAGGCTGAATGCTCAAATCTTTTAAGTCTGTTTTTTCAGAAAAAGCGCTAA